The window ACCTTCAGAGGAAATCAATTTTCAAGTTTGAGAGGAATTTCACTTTGGGGAGTTATCGGCTTTTTTATATTTTTATTATTTAGTAAATTAGATAATCTACCAATTAGACTATTAATTTTTGTTGTTGTCTTTGGGACTTTTTGGGTAATTTTACATTCATGGTTAATGCACTACTTTGGACTAACCAAAGACCATCTGATCGTAAGAAATCATAATTTTATTTGGAAAGTAAGAATTCATCCTTTGACAGACATAAAAGAAGTTGTTTATGAAACACAAGGGAAACTGCCAAATTGCATGAGAATTATAACTAATGACTTTAGAAATAAACTTTATCCAGCGGGAACATTGAGAGACAAAACTTGGCTCGACCTCAAAAACGAGTTAGAAGCAAGAGGTGTGACTGTAAGAAATGAATGCATATAATTAAGAAAAAAACGAGATATAAAAGGCGTTTGACTCTATAGTGGCTGAAGTGCTTAACTGAGCTTATCTACTTCTACCTTAGCTGAACTGAAGCGCTTCTAAAACCCCGAAACGTTAGCGGCATTTTATAAAAAGCGTATGTTCAAACAAATCTTAATAATCGTGATAATATTTTTTTCGCTAATTTCTTGTTTAGAAAATTTTGAAAAACTTCCTGAAAAATATCGAAGTGATGAAAATTTATTAAAGCAGATAAAACCAAATTCTAAAATTGAGTATTGGCAAATTGACTATGTTACCGGATTTTCGCCAGACAAAATATTTTCAAATGGAAACCTAAATCTAATAAAAGAAATTCAATTTCCAAAAAATCATAATTTAGGAGGATTTTTCACAGAATGTCAGCCCTTGCATTGTAATTATAGAATTCTGTATATAGAAAATAACAAATGGAATTTTGTTCAAGATAAAGATGAGTTAAAGAAATTCATTGGAAAAATTGATAACGAATATGAAGCTTTTTTAATTGCAAGAATTAACAATTACAATATTGATTCGAAATCTAATGGAAATGGTTTTGAAAAAACTGATTATGGTTACAAATTGAAAGTAATGGTTTACAATAGTTGTCCTGAAACTAAACAGAGTTTCATTGTTACAGTTGACAAAAAAGGAAAACTGAATAAATTAACAGACTTAGGTTATTATTTACAAAGTGGAGATTGCATAATTTATTAAAAAGAACAGCGCCAACAAAAATTTGCCAATAGCAAAGCGGAAGTACTCAATTGACTTCAGTTTTCCAATTGAACTTTTGTACATTAGTCGAACGGAACGGCTTTCATTTCCCTCCATCGCCAAGCCGTTTAACCTTAACAGTAAAGTATGACAGACCAACAAGCCATAGAACTTATAGAAAAAGAATTCAAGAAAAAGACATTTGGAGTGACAGAACAGTACCTTGAAATTCATAGTCCAATCTATACCGACAACATATTGAAAGTTGACCGTGTTGACCGTGACAGTAAGAACGAAATGATTATAGTATACTTACCTGTGCTGGACGAGAGATTTTATTTTGCAGTTTATATTAACACAAAGACAAATGAAATAACTGGAATTGGTACAGAAGCATATCATAGAGTTTACTTTAGAGCGACATCGGAAACTTTAACTGTAGACGACATAAAAGCAATGACACATTTGACGCCAACTGAATTTTGGGACAAAGGAGACTTGAGATCCAATGGAAAATCAAATCATTCGTTTAACGGTTTTAAAATTCTACCTAATCCTGAACCCGATGAGTTTGAAGACAAATTAAAAAAACTACTTGACTTTTTGGAACAAGATAAAGAAGGAATAAGACAAATTGCTGAAAAAGCAGAAGCTTCTATTTTGGTTACTATGGACATTCATAACGCAAATGGAATGATTGGTGGACACAACATTGACACAGACGACATAAGAAGAATGAACGACTTGAAACTGTCAATAAATTTTGATCTTTATGTGGGTGGAAAAAGCTTTAAAGAATAGAACTACTACTAAAAACAAGGCTTAAGTGCTTCGATTAAGCTTTCGTACAAGGTTCAACAGTAGTAATTCTATGAGCTTTTGTACTAGAAATCCACCACATCGCAAAGTCCAAAAACATTATCTGCAAGTTCTCCAAAATTCATGTAAAACCAATGCTTAAAAAAAAATTAAATATATTCTCCATTTTATTTGGCTTAATATTGTTTTCAATATTAACTTATATTTTCTACAAAAATGCTTCTAAAAATTTGTCCGAATATTCTCAAGTTGAGAGTTTTGTAATTGAAAAAGGAATTACAAAATCTGAAAATAACAACGCAATATTTTACCTAAAAATACCTGATTATCAAAAAAGATTCTCAATATATTTAATGACAAGAAATTATGATGAATTTGAAAACAAAATTAATATTGGAGATAAAGTAAAAATACATTTCAAAAATTTAAATTCTGAAAAGAATAAATATTTAGATGTTATTCAACTTGAAAAGGAAAATCAAGTTTTAGTTAATCACAAGAAACATAAATTAATTTATTATGGTTTATCTATTTTATGTTTGTTAGCAAATACCTACATACTATTTATGCTTTTTCATTATATAAAATATAGAAATTTTGATAATCCAATTCCTACAATTTTCTAAATAATCTACAGATAATGTAGATTTCGCAAAATGCAAGGTTAAACTCCTACTCCATTTGTTCCGCTAATTGCTTTTCATATTGATTATTTTATTACTTTAACAATCTGAAAAATCAATTGCTACAACTGTGAATTCTTGAACTTTTCGTTCTCCGAATTACTACACTTCGCAAATCCAGTTTCGTTAGCGTCAGTTTAAAGGCAGTATCTAATACTAAAGATGTAAATAAATGAAAGACGAATATTTCGACTACACTTGTAATGTTAATGGTCAAGAATTCAAACACAGACTGAAAATAGCTCATAGATTTACAGAACATAAAACGATATGCCCTATATGTGGTGCTGAAAATTGTGGAGGGCCAGAAGACAAATTTATTTGGGCAGAATTTGACGATGAAAAATTAGCAATTCATTTTGGTGATGGTGAATTCGAACGTTATTTAGAATTTTGGTATTATGATGGAATAACCGAAAAAGAGTATAAATTATTACCAAATTTCATTCAGGATTTTAATGAAAGTACTGGTTGGAATAACGAAGAACTCAATCCTAATTCGGTAATAGATGCTTCAGATTTTAAAAATGCAATGAATATCATAAAGCAATCAAAGCACATCAATGACGGAGATGATTTTTCAAAAAACTTTTATCCTAAAATAATTAAATTTGTTGACCAAGTAATTAAAGAAAATAAGACATTGAATATATTAAAGTATTAAAACAATGGCTTACCAAAAACTAGACTTAAATGCCTGCATTTTAATTATTTCACCTAGATAACAAAACATTAACAGCAATGATTACGAACTACAAAAAACTATGAAATCAATAATAACAATGGGATTACTAAGCGGAATTTTATCTTTCTTTGGTTGTGGTAATAAAACAGAAAATTTTATTCAACGAGTAAAGCAAATTGAAATTGCTCAATTGGGTGGAGAACTTAAACTGTTGGAGCAGAATAAAACTGAGTTTGATTTTATTGGAATTACATCTAACGGAATTGATTGTATTTATTTTGTGAAAGATAGCGGTAAATTTCAAATTGAATTTGAAGCAATGACAGACCAGCAAATGCCTTATATTAACAAGTTAAAAACATTTGCAACTCAAAACGGATTTGAAATACAGATGACAACTTATGGTAACAAACCTCAACATGAAGCGAAAGAAGCACCAGTTTTGAAAATCATTACAAATTCAAATCTTGAGAAAACTGTTGAAATTGGAAAGAAAATTCAAATGGACATTTTTAACAACCAAATGGAAACGAAATATGATGTTGTCCCATAAAATAGTTATTATTAACACGGATTTTGCTTCTGACGCACTAAAGTATAAAATTCAATAATAATTTCTCAATTAAA is drawn from Chryseobacterium muglaense and contains these coding sequences:
- a CDS encoding DUF4279 domain-containing protein, translated to MTDQQAIELIEKEFKKKTFGVTEQYLEIHSPIYTDNILKVDRVDRDSKNEMIIVYLPVLDERFYFAVYINTKTNEITGIGTEAYHRVYFRATSETLTVDDIKAMTHLTPTEFWDKGDLRSNGKSNHSFNGFKILPNPEPDEFEDKLKKLLDFLEQDKEGIRQIAEKAEASILVTMDIHNANGMIGGHNIDTDDIRRMNDLKLSINFDLYVGGKSFKE